Proteins from a single region of Antechinus flavipes isolate AdamAnt ecotype Samford, QLD, Australia chromosome 2, AdamAnt_v2, whole genome shotgun sequence:
- the RAB11A gene encoding ras-related protein Rab-11A, whose translation MGTRDDEYDYLFKVVLIGDSGVGKSNLLSRFTRNEFNLESKSTIGVEFATRSIQVDGKTIKAQIWDTAGQERYRAITSAYYRGAVGALLVYDIAKHLTYENVERWLKELRDHADSNIVIMLVGNKSDLRHLRAVPTDEARAFAEKNGLSFIETSALDSTNVEAAFQTILTEIYRIVSQKQMSDRRENDMSPSNNVVPIHVSPTTENKPKVQCCQNI comes from the exons ttgtcCTCATTGGAGACTCTGGAGTAGGAAAGAGTAATCTTCTGTCTCGTTTCACTCGAAATGAGTTTAATCTGGAGAGTAAGAGTACCATTGGTGTGGAGTTTGCAACAAGAAGCATCCAGGTTGATGGGAAAACAATAAAGGCACAGATATGGGACACAGCAGGACAAGAGCGATATCGAGCTATAACATCAGC TTATTACCGTGGAGCAGTAGGTGCCTTGCTGGTTTATGATATTGCTAAACATCTTACATATGAAAATGTAGAACGCTGGCTGAAAGAATTGAGAGATCATGCAGATAGTAACATTGTTATCATGCTTGTGGGCAACAAGAGTGACTTACGTCATCTCAGAGCAGTCCCTACAGATGAAGCAAGAGCCTTTGCAG AAAAGAATGGCTTGTCATTTATTGAGACATCTGCTTTAGACTCTACAAATGTAGAAGCTGCTTTCCAGACAATCCTGACAG AAATATATCGCATTGTTTCTCAGAAGCAAATGTCAGACAGACGTGAAAATGACATGTCTCCAAGCAACAATGTGGTTCCTATCCATGTCTCACCAACCACTGAAAACAAGCCAAAGGTGCAGTGTTGTCAGAACATATAA